A window of the Choristoneura fumiferana chromosome 30, NRCan_CFum_1, whole genome shotgun sequence genome harbors these coding sequences:
- the LOC141444824 gene encoding uncharacterized protein isoform X36: MTIATKAQMDKDDQASQNNQANQDRQVNQNNLTIKGIQANQVNQDSQANQDSQVNQGSQDNQDSQANQINQVSQINQVVQANQDSQANQDSQANQDSQANQESQDNQGNQDSQANQDSQANQDSQANQDSQANQDNQVNQGSQDNQDNQANQGNHANQDSQVNQKNQTSQINQVVQANQDSQANQDSQVNQDKQANQDSQANQETQDNHGSQDNQDSQANQVNQSSQINQVVQANQNSQANQDSQANQESQDNQGNQDSQANQDSQANQESQDNQGNQDSQANQDSQANQDSQANQDNQANQGNHANQDSQVNQKNQTSQINQVVQANQDSQANQDSQVNQGNQANQDSQANQESQDNHGSQDNQNSQANQDSQANQGSQDNQDNQANQGNQDSQVNQKNQTSQINQVVQANQDSQANQDSQANQDSQANQDSQANQDNQVNQGSQNNQVVQANQDSQANQDSQANQDSQVNQGNQASQANQGSQDNQDNQANQGNHANQDSQVNQKNQTSQINQVVQANQDSQANQDSQANQESQDNQGNQDSQANQDSQANQESQDNQGNQDSQANQDSQANQDSQANQDNQVNQGSQNNQVVQANQDSQANQDSQANQDSQVNQGNQASQANQGSQDNQDNQANQGNHANQDSQVNQKNQTSQINQVVQANQDSQANQDSQANQDSQVNQGNQANQDSQANQESQDNHGSQDNQNSQANQDSQANRGSQDNQDNQANQGNQDSQVNQKNQTSQINQVVQANQDSQANQDSQANQDSQANQDSQANQDNQVNQGSQDNQVVQANQDSQANQDSQANQDSQVNQGNQANQDSQANQGSQDNQDNQANQDSQVNQKNQTSQINQVVQANQDSQANQDSQANQESQDNQGNQDSQANQDSQANQESQDNQGNQDSQANQDSQANQDNQANQGNHANQDSQVNQKNQTSQINQVVQANQDSQANQDSQVNQGNQANQDSQANQESQDNHGSQDNQNSQANQGSQANQGSQDNQDNQANQGNQDSQVNQKNQTSQINQVVQANQDSQANQDSQANQDNQVNQGSQNNQVVQANQESQNNQINQVVQANQDSQANQDSQANQDNQVNQGSQNNQVVQANQESQANQDSQANQDSQVNQGNQASQANQGSQDNQDNQGNHANQDSQVNQKNQTSQINQVVQANQDSQANQDSQVNQDNQANQDSQANQETQDNHGSQDNQDNQSSQINQVVQANQNSQANQDSQANQECQDNQGNQDSQANQDSQANQESQDNQGNQDSQANQDSQANQDSQANQDNQANQGNHANQDSQVNQKNQTSQINQVVQANQDSQANQDSQANQDSQVNQGSQANQDSQANQESQDNHGSQDNQNSQANQDSQANQGSQDNQDNQANQGNQDSQVNQKNQTSQINQVVQANQDSQANQDSQANQDSQANQDSQANQDNQVNQGSQDNQVVQANQDSQANQDSQANQDSQVNQGNQANQDSQANQGSQDNQDNQANQGNHANQDSQVNQKNQTSQINQVVQANQDSQANQDSQVNQDNQANQDNHGSQDNQDNQSSQINQVVQANQNSQANQDSQANQESQDNQGNQDSQANQDSQANQESQNNQINQVVQANQDSQANQDSQANQDNQANQGNHVNQDSQVNQKNQTSQINQVVQANQDSQANQDSQVNQGNQANQDSQANQESQDNHGSQDNQDSQANQINQVNQVNKGNQDRQINQDRPDNQINQELQENLEREERQFIRVRLRAKLRESSEPVVNRIMKQLMLMEIPSRKNRSNNKYLLNKLLHLALIRRSSIETAVLRNPATNRLLSAKKHLRVKAAKCKKAKEAALMLERALKLSLRVKDKRHSAIKKNSAPVVLVPAVSKS; the protein is encoded by the exons ATGACGATTGCGACGAAGGCCCAGATGGACAAGGACGACCAAGCAAGCCAGAACaaccaggcaaaccaggaccGCCAGGTAAACCAGAACAATCTAACCATCAAGGGCATCCAGGCaaaccaggtcaaccaggacagccaggcaaaccaggacagccaggtcaaccagggcagccaggacaaccaggacagccaggcaaaccagatCAACCAGGTCAGCCAGATCAACCAGGTGgtccaggcaaaccaggacagccaggcaaaccaggacagccaggcaaaccaggacagccaggcaaaccaggaaagccaggacaaccagggcaaccaggacagccaggcaaaccaggacagccaggcaaaccaggacagccaggcaaaccaggacagccaggcaaaccaagacaaccaggtcaaccagggcagccaggacaaccaggacaaccaggccAACCAGGGCAACCATgccaaccaggacagccaggtcaaccagaaGAACCAAACCAGCCAGATCAACCAGGTGGTCCAGGcgaaccaggacagccaggcaaaccaggacagccaggtcaaccaggacaaacaggcaaaccaggacagccaggcaaaccaggaaaCCCAGGACAACCATGgcagccaggacaaccaggacagccaggcaaaccaggtcAACCAGAGCAGCCAGATCAACCAGGTGGTCCAGGCAAACCAGaacagccaggcaaaccaggacagccaggcaaaccaggaaagccaggacaaccagggcaaccaggacagccaggcaaaccaggacagccaggcaaaccaggaaagccaggacaaccagggcaaccaggacagccaggcaaaccaggacagccaggcaaaccaggacagccaggcaaaccaggacaaccaggccAACCAGGGCAACCATgccaaccaggacagccaggtcaaccagaaGAACCAAACCAGCCAGATCAACCAGGTGgtccaggcaaaccaggacagccaggcaaaccaggacagccaggtcaaccagggcaaccaggcaaaccaggacagccaggcaaaccaggaaaGCCAGGACAACCATGGCAGCCAGGACAACCAGaacagccaggcaaaccaggacagccaggcaaaccagggcagccaggacaaccaggacaaccaggccAACCagggcaaccaggacagccaggtcaaccagaaGAACCAAACCAGCCAGATCAACCAGGTGGTCCAGGcgaaccaggacagccaggcaaaccaggacagccaggcaaaccaggacagccaggcaaaccaggacagccaggcaaaccaggacaaccaggtcaaccagggCAGCCAGAACAACCAGGTGGTCCAGGcgaaccaggacagccaggcaaaccaggacagccaggcaaaccaggacagccaggtcaaccagggcAACCAGgccagccaggcaaaccagggcagccaggacaaccaggacaaccaggccAACCAGGGCAACCATgccaaccaggacagccaggtcaaccagaaGAACCAAACCAGCCAGATCAACCAGGTGGTCCAGGcgaaccaggacagccaggcaaaccaggacagccag gcaaaccaggaaagccaggacaaccagggcaaccaggacagccaggcaaaccaggacagccaggcaaaccaggaaagccaggacaaccagggcaaccaggacagccaggcaaaccaggacagccaggcaaaccaggacagccaggcaaaccaggacaaccaggtcaaccagggCAGCCAGAACAACCAGGTGGTCCAGGcgaaccaggacagccaggcaaaccaggacagccaggcaaaccaggacagccaggtcaaccagggcAACCAGgccagccaggcaaaccagggcagccaggacaaccaggacaaccaggccAACCAGGGCAACCATgccaaccaggacagccaggtcaaccagaaGAACCAAACCAGCCAGATCAACCAGGTGGTCCAGGcgaaccaggacagccaggcaaaccaggacagccag gcaaaccaggacagccaggtcaaccagggcaaccaggcaaaccaggacagccaggcaaaccaggaaaGCCAGGACAACCATGGCAGCCAGGACAACCAGaacagccaggcaaaccaggacagccaggcaaaccggggcagccaggacaaccaggacaaccaggccAACCagggcaaccaggacagccaggtcaaccagaaGAACCAAACCAGCCAGATCAACCAGGTGGTCCAGGcgaaccaggacagccaggcaaaccaggacagccaggcaaaccaggacagccaggcaaaccaggacagccaggcaaaccaggacaaccaggtcaaccagggcagccaggacaaccaggtgGTCCAGGCGAATcaggacagccaggcaaaccaggacagccaggcaaaccaggacagccaggtcaaccagggcaaccaggcaaaccaggacagccaggcaaaccagggcagccaggacaaccaggacaaccaggccaaccaggacagccaggtcaaccagaaGAACCAAACCAGCCAGATCAACCAGGTGGTCCAGGcgaaccaggacagccaggcaaaccaggacagccaggcaaaccaggaaagccaggacaaccagggcaaccaggacagccaggcaaaccaggacagccaggccaACCAGGAaagccaggacaaccagggcaaccaggacagccaggcaaaccaggacagccaggcaaaccaggacaaccaggccAACCAGGGCAACCATgccaaccaggacagccaggtcaaccagaaGAACCAAACCAGCCAGATCAACCAGGTGgtccaggcaaaccaggacagccaggcaaaccaggacagccaggtcaaccagggcaaccaggcaaaccaggacagccaggcaaaccaggaaaGCCAGGACAACCATGGCAGCCAGGACAACCAGaacagccaggcaaaccagggcagccaggcaaaccagggcagccaggacaaccaggacaaccaggccAACCagggcaaccaggacagccaggtcaaccagaaGAACCAAACCAGCCAGATCAACCAGGTGGTCCAGGcgaaccaggacagccaggcaaaccaggacagccaggcaaaccaggacaaccaggtcaaccagggCAGCCAGAACAACCAGGTGGTCCAGGCGAACCAGGAAAGCCAGAACAACCAGATCAACCAGGTGgtccaggcaaaccaggacagccaggcaaaccaggacagccaggcaaaccaggacaaccaggtcaaccagggCAGCCAGAACAACCAGGTGGTCCAGGCGAACCAGGaaagccaggcaaaccaggacagccaggcaaaccaggacagccaggtcaaccagggcAACCAGgccagccaggcaaaccagggcagccaggacaaccaggacaaccagggcAACCATgccaaccaggacagccaggtcaaccagaaGAACCAAACCAGCCAGATCAACCAGGTGGTCCAGGcgaaccaggacagccaggcaaaccaggacagccaggtcaaccaggacaaccaggcaaaccaggacagccaggcaaaccaggaaaCCCAGGACAACCATGgcagccaggacaaccaggacaacCAGAGCAGCCAGATCAACCAGGTGGTCCAGGCAAACCAGaacagccaggcaaaccaggacagccaggcaaaccaggaatgccaggacaaccagggcaaccaggacagccaggcaaaccaggacagccaggcaaaccaggaaagccaggacaaccagggcaaccaggacagccaggcaaaccaggacagccaggcaaaccaggacagccaggcaaaccaggacaaccaggccAACCAGGGCAACCATgccaaccaggacagccaggtcaaccagaaGAACCAAACCAGCCAGATCAACCAGGTGgtccaggcaaaccaggacagccaggcaaaccaggacagccaggcaaaccaggacagccaggtcaaccagggcagccaggcaaaccaggacagccaggcaaaccaggaaaGCCAGGACAACCATGGCAGCCAGGACAACCAGaacagccaggcaaaccaggacagccaggcaaaccagggcagccaggacaaccaggacaaccaggccAACCagggcaaccaggacagccaggtcaaccagaaGAACCAAACCAGCCAGATCAACCAGGTGGTCCAGGcgaaccaggacagccaggcaaaccaggacagccaggcaaaccaggacagccaggcaaaccaggacagccaggcaaaccaggacaaccaggtcaaccagggcagccaggacaaccaggtgGTCCAGGcgaaccaggacagccaggcaaaccaggacagccaggcaaaccaggacagccaggtcaaccagggcaaccaggcaaaccaggacagccaggcaaaccagggcagccaggacaaccaggacaaccaggccAACCAGGGCAACCATGCCAatcaggacagccaggtcaaccagaaGAACCAAACCAGCCAGATCAACCAGGTGGTCCAGGcgaaccaggacagccaggcaaaccaggacagccaggtcaaccaggacaaccaggcaaaccaggacaaccatggcagccaggacaaccaggacaacCAGAGCAGCCAGATCAACCAGGTGGTCCAGGCAAACCAGaacagccaggcaaaccaggacagccaggcaaaccaggaaagccaggacaaccagggcaaccaggacagccaggcaaaccaggacagccaggcaaaccaggaaaGCCAGAACAACCAGATCAACCAGGTGgtccaggcaaaccaggacagccaggcaaaccaggacagccaggcaaaccaggacaaccaggccAACCAGGGCAACCatgtcaaccaggacagccaggtcaaccagaaGAACCAAACCAGCCAGATCAACCAGGTGgtccaggcaaaccaggacagccaggcaaaccaggacagccaggtcaaccagggcaaccaggcaaaccaggacagccaggcaaaccaggaaaGCCAGGACAACCATGgcagccaggacaaccaggacagccaggcaaaccagatcaaccaggtcaaccaggtcAACAAGGGCAACCAGGACAGGCAGATCAACCAGGACAGACCGGACAACCAGATCAACCAGGAACTGCAGGAAAACCTGGAAAGGGAGGAAAGACAATTCATACGAGTGCGACTTCGAGCCAAGCTCAGAGAGAGCAGCGAGCCAGTAGTCAATCGAATTATGAAGCAATTGATGCTAATGGAAATTCCTTCCAGAAAAAATCGGAGCAACAACAAGTATCTTCTGAACAAGCTTCTTCATCTAGCTTTGATAAGGAGGAGTTCGATAGAGACGGCAGTTTTAAGAAATCCAGCCACAAACAGGCTTCTGTCGGCCAAGAAGCATCTTCGAGTGAAAGCAGCGAAATGCAAAAAAGCCAAGGAGGCGGCTCTGATGTTAGAAAGAGCTCTCAAACTCAGTCTGAGAGTCAAAGACAAGCGGCATTCAGCAATCAAGAAGAATTCAGCTCCGGTGGTTCTAGTTCCAGCAGTGAGCAAGTCATGA
- the LOC141444824 gene encoding uncharacterized protein isoform X32 — protein MTIATKAQMDKDDQASQNNQANQDRQVNQNNLTIKGIQANQVNQDSQANQDSQVNQGSQDNQDSQANQINQVSQINQVVQANQDSQANQDSQANQDSQANQESQDNQGNQDSQANQDSQANQDSQANQDSQANQDNQVNQGSQDNQDNQANQGNHANQDSQVNQKNQTSQINQVVQANQDSQANQDSQVNQDKQANQDSQANQETQDNHGSQDNQDSQANQVNQSSQINQVVQANQNSQANQDSQANQESQDNQGNQDSQANQDSQANQESQDNQGNQDSQANQDSQANQDSQANQDNQANQGNHANQDSQVNQKNQTSQINQVVQANQDSQANQDSQVNQGNQANQDSQANQESQDNHGSQDNQNSQANQDSQANQGSQDNQDNQANQGNQDSQVNQKNQTSQINQVVQANQDSQANQDSQANQDSQANQDSQANQDNQVNQGSQNNQVVQANQDSQANQDSQANQDSQVNQGNQASQANQGSQDNQDNQANQGNHANQDSQVNQKNQTSQINQVVQANQDSQANQDSQANQESQDNQGNQDSQANQDSQANQESQDNQGNQDSQANQDSQANQDSQANQDNQVNQGSQNNQVVQANQDSQANQDSQANQDSQVNQGNQASQANQGSQDNQDNQANQGNHANQDSQVNQKNQTSQINQVVQANQDSQANQDSQANQDNQDNQANQGNHANQDSQVNQKNQTSQINQVVQANQDSQVNQGNQANQDSQANQESQDNHGSQDNQNSQANQDSQANRGSQDNQDNQANQGNQDSQVNQKNQTSQINQVVQANQDSQANQDSQANQDSQANQDSQANQDNQVNQGSQDNQVVQANQDSQANQDSQANQDSQVNQGNQANQDSQANQGSQDNQDNQANQDSQVNQKNQTSQINQVVQANQDSQANQDSQANQESQDNQGNQDSQANQDSQANQESQDNQGNQDSQANQDSQANQDNQANQGNHANQDSQVNQKNQTSQINQVVQANQDSQANQDSQVNQGNQANQDSQANQESQDNHGSQDNQNSQANQGSQANQGSQDNQDNQANQGNQDSQVNQKNQTSQINQVVQANQDSQANQDSQANQDNQVNQGSQNNQVVQANQESQNNQINQVVQANQDSQANQDSQANQDNQVNQGSQNNQVVQANQESQANQDSQANQDSQVNQGNQASQANQGSQDNQDNQGNHANQDSQVNQKNQTSQINQVVQANQDSQANQDSQVNQDNQANQDSQANQETQDNHGSQDNQDNQSSQINQVVQANQNSQANQDSQANQECQDNQGNQDSQANQDSQANQESQDNQGNQDSQANQDSQANQDSQANQDNQANQGNHANQDSQVNQKNQTSQINQVVQANQDSQANQDSQANQDSQVNQGSQANQDSQANQESQDNHGSQDNQNSQANQDSQANQGSQDNQDNQANQGNQDSQVNQKNQTSQINQVVQANQDSQANQDSQANQDSQANQDSQANQDNQVNQGSQDNQVVQANQDSQANQDSQANQDSQVNQGNQANQDSQANQGSQDNQDNQANQGNHANQDSQVNQKNQTSQINQVVQANQDSQANQDSQVNQDNQANQDNHGSQDNQDNQSSQINQVVQANQNSQANQDSQANQESQDNQGNQDSQANQDSQANQESQNNQINQVVQANQDSQANQDSQANQDNQANQGNHVNQDSQVNQKNQTSQINQVVQANQDSQANQDSQVNQGNQANQDSQANQESQDNHGSQDNQDSQANQINQVNQVNKGNQDRQINQDRPDNQINQELQENLEREERQFIRVRLRAKLRESSEPVVNRIMKQLMLMEIPSRKNRSNNKYLLNKLLHLALIRRSSIETAVLRNPATNRLLSAKKHLRVKAAKCKKAKEAALMLERALKLSLRVKDKRHSAIKKNSAPVVLVPAVSKS, from the exons ATGACGATTGCGACGAAGGCCCAGATGGACAAGGACGACCAAGCAAGCCAGAACaaccaggcaaaccaggaccGCCAGGTAAACCAGAACAATCTAACCATCAAGGGCATCCAGGCaaaccaggtcaaccaggacagccaggcaaaccaggacagccaggtcaaccagggcagccaggacaaccaggacagccaggcaaaccagatCAACCAGGTCAGCCAGATCAACCAGGTGgtccaggcaaaccaggacagccaggcaaaccaggacagccaggcaaaccaggacagccaggcaaaccaggaaagccaggacaaccagggcaaccaggacagccaggcaaaccaggacagccaggcaaaccaggacagccaggcaaaccaggacagccaggcaaaccaagacaaccaggtcaaccagggcagccaggacaaccaggacaaccaggccAACCAGGGCAACCATgccaaccaggacagccaggtcaaccagaaGAACCAAACCAGCCAGATCAACCAGGTGGTCCAGGcgaaccaggacagccaggcaaaccaggacagccaggtcaaccaggacaaacaggcaaaccaggacagccaggcaaaccaggaaaCCCAGGACAACCATGgcagccaggacaaccaggacagccaggcaaaccaggtcAACCAGAGCAGCCAGATCAACCAGGTGGTCCAGGCAAACCAGaacagccaggcaaaccaggacagccaggcaaaccaggaaagccaggacaaccagggcaaccaggacagccaggcaaaccaggacagccaggcaaaccaggaaagccaggacaaccagggcaaccaggacagccaggcaaaccaggacagccaggcaaaccaggacagccaggcaaaccaggacaaccaggccAACCAGGGCAACCATgccaaccaggacagccaggtcaaccagaaGAACCAAACCAGCCAGATCAACCAGGTGgtccaggcaaaccaggacagccaggcaaaccaggacagccaggtcaaccagggcaaccaggcaaaccaggacagccaggcaaaccaggaaaGCCAGGACAACCATGGCAGCCAGGACAACCAGaacagccaggcaaaccaggacagccaggcaaaccagggcagccaggacaaccaggacaaccaggccAACCagggcaaccaggacagccaggtcaaccagaaGAACCAAACCAGCCAGATCAACCAGGTGGTCCAGGcgaaccaggacagccaggcaaaccaggacagccaggcaaaccaggacagccaggcaaaccaggacagccaggcaaaccaggacaaccaggtcaaccagggCAGCCAGAACAACCAGGTGGTCCAGGcgaaccaggacagccaggcaaaccaggacagccaggcaaaccaggacagccaggtcaaccagggcAACCAGgccagccaggcaaaccagggcagccaggacaaccaggacaaccaggccAACCAGGGCAACCATgccaaccaggacagccaggtcaaccagaaGAACCAAACCAGCCAGATCAACCAGGTGGTCCAGGcgaaccaggacagccaggcaaaccaggacagccag gcaaaccaggaaagccaggacaaccagggcaaccaggacagccaggcaaaccaggacagccaggcaaaccaggaaagccaggacaaccagggcaaccaggacagccaggcaaaccaggacagccaggcaaaccaggacagccaggcaaaccaggacaaccaggtcaaccagggCAGCCAGAACAACCAGGTGGTCCAGGcgaaccaggacagccaggcaaaccaggacagccaggcaaaccaggacagccaggtcaaccagggcAACCAGgccagccaggcaaaccagggcagccaggacaaccaggacaaccaggccAACCAGGGCAACCATgccaaccaggacagccaggtcaaccagaaGAACCAAACCAGCCAGATCAACCAGGTGGTCCAGGcgaaccaggacagccaggcaaaccaggacagccag gcaaaccaggacaaccaggacaaccaggccAACCAGGGCAACCATgccaaccaggacagccaggtcaaccagaaGAACCAAACCAGCCAGATCAACCAGGTGgtccaggcaaaccaggacagccaggtcaaccagggcaaccaggcaaaccaggacagccaggcaaaccaggaaaGCCAGGACAACCATGGCAGCCAGGACAACCAGaacagccaggcaaaccaggacagccaggcaaaccggggcagccaggacaaccaggacaaccaggccAACCagggcaaccaggacagccaggtcaaccagaaGAACCAAACCAGCCAGATCAACCAGGTGGTCCAGGcgaaccaggacagccaggcaaaccaggacagccaggcaaaccaggacagccaggcaaaccaggacagccaggcaaaccaggacaaccaggtcaaccagggcagccaggacaaccaggtgGTCCAGGCGAATcaggacagccaggcaaaccaggacagccaggcaaaccaggacagccaggtcaaccagggcaaccaggcaaaccaggacagccaggcaaaccagggcagccaggacaaccaggacaaccaggccaaccaggacagccaggtcaaccagaaGAACCAAACCAGCCAGATCAACCAGGTGGTCCAGGcgaaccaggacagccaggcaaaccaggacagccaggcaaaccaggaaagccaggacaaccagggcaaccaggacagccaggcaaaccaggacagccaggccaACCAGGAaagccaggacaaccagggcaaccaggacagccaggcaaaccaggacagccaggcaaaccaggacaaccaggccAACCAGGGCAACCATgccaaccaggacagccaggtcaaccagaaGAACCAAACCAGCCAGATCAACCAGGTGgtccaggcaaaccaggacagccaggcaaaccaggacagccaggtcaaccagggcaaccaggcaaaccaggacagccaggcaaaccaggaaaGCCAGGACAACCATGGCAGCCAGGACAACCAGaacagccaggcaaaccagggcagccaggcaaaccagggcagccaggacaaccaggacaaccaggccAACCagggcaaccaggacagccaggtcaaccagaaGAACCAAACCAGCCAGATCAACCAGGTGGTCCAGGcgaaccaggacagccaggcaaaccaggacagccaggcaaaccaggacaaccaggtcaaccagggCAGCCAGAACAACCAGGTGGTCCAGGCGAACCAGGAAAGCCAGAACAACCAGATCAACCAGGTGgtccaggcaaaccaggacagccaggcaaaccaggacagccaggcaaaccaggacaaccaggtcaaccagggCAGCCAGAACAACCAGGTGGTCCAGGCGAACCAGGaaagccaggcaaaccaggacagccaggcaaaccaggacagccaggtcaaccagggcAACCAGgccagccaggcaaaccagggcagccaggacaaccaggacaaccagggcAACCATgccaaccaggacagccaggtcaaccagaaGAACCAAACCAGCCAGATCAACCAGGTGGTCCAGGcgaaccaggacagccaggcaaaccaggacagccaggtcaaccaggacaaccaggcaaaccaggacagccaggcaaaccaggaaaCCCAGGACAACCATGgcagccaggacaaccaggacaacCAGAGCAGCCAGATCAACCAGGTGGTCCAGGCAAACCAGaacagccaggcaaaccaggacagccaggcaaaccaggaatgccaggacaaccagggcaaccaggacagccaggcaaaccaggacagccaggcaaaccaggaaagccaggacaaccagggcaaccaggacagccaggcaaaccaggacagccaggcaaaccaggacagccaggcaaaccaggacaaccaggccAACCAGGGCAACCATgccaaccaggacagccaggtcaaccagaaGAACCAAACCAGCCAGATCAACCAGGTGgtccaggcaaaccaggacagccaggcaaaccaggacagccaggcaaaccaggacagccaggtcaaccagggcagccaggcaaaccaggacagccaggcaaaccaggaaaGCCAGGACAACCATGGCAGCCAGGACAACCAGaacagccaggcaaaccaggacagccaggcaaaccagggcagccaggacaaccaggacaaccaggccAACCagggcaaccaggacagccaggtcaaccagaaGAACCAAACCAGCCAGATCAACCAGGTGGTCCAGGcgaaccaggacagccaggcaaaccaggacagccaggcaaaccaggacagccaggcaaaccaggacagccaggcaaaccaggacaaccaggtcaaccagggcagccaggacaaccaggtgGTCCAGGcgaaccaggacagccaggcaaaccaggacagccaggcaaaccaggacagccaggtcaaccagggcaaccaggcaaaccaggacagccaggcaaaccagggcagccaggacaaccaggacaaccaggccAACCAGGGCAACCATGCCAatcaggacagccaggtcaaccagaaGAACCAAACCAGCCAGATCAACCAGGTGGTCCAGGcgaaccaggacagccaggcaaaccaggacagccaggtcaaccaggacaaccaggcaaaccaggacaaccatggcagccaggacaaccaggacaacCAGAGCAGCCAGATCAACCAGGTGGTCCAGGCAAACCAGaacagccaggcaaaccaggacagccaggcaaaccaggaaagccaggacaaccagggcaaccaggacagccaggcaaaccaggacagccaggcaaaccaggaaaGCCAGAACAACCAGATCAACCAGGTGgtccaggcaaaccaggacagccaggcaaaccaggacagccaggcaaaccaggacaaccaggccAACCAGGGCAACCatgtcaaccaggacagccaggtcaaccagaaGAACCAAACCAGCCAGATCAACCAGGTGgtccaggcaaaccaggacagccaggcaaaccaggacagccaggtcaaccagggcaaccaggcaaaccaggacagccaggcaaaccaggaaaGCCAGGACAACCATGgcagccaggacaaccaggacagccaggcaaaccagatcaaccaggtcaaccaggtcAACAAGGGCAACCAGGACAGGCAGATCAACCAGGACAGACCGGACAACCAGATCAACCAGGAACTGCAGGAAAACCTGGAAAGGGAGGAAAGACAATTCATACGAGTGCGACTTCGAGCCAAGCTCAGAGAGAGCAGCGAGCCAGTAGTCAATCGAATTATGAAGCAATTGATGCTAATGGAAATTCCTTCCAGAAAAAATCGGAGCAACAACAAGTATCTTCTGAACAAGCTTCTTCATCTAGCTTTGATAAGGAGGAGTTCGATAGAGACGGCAGTTTTAAGAAATCCAGCCACAAACAGGCTTCTGTCGGCCAAGAAGCATCTTCGAGTGAAAGCAGCGAAATGCAAAAAAGCCAAGGAGGCGGCTCTGATGTTAGAAAGAGCTCTCAAACTCAGTCTGAGAGTCAAAGACAAGCGGCATTCAGCAATCAAGAAGAATTCAGCTCCGGTGGTTCTAGTTCCAGCAGTGAGCAAGTCATGA